Part of the Amycolatopsis sp. 195334CR genome is shown below.
CGAAGCCGCCCTTCGGTTACTGAGCCCCCAGAACCGATCACGATTCAGGCGCGGAGTAGGCGGTGAAGGTGGCTTTTCCGGCCTCGGTCAGCGGTTCAGGAGGAGGTCGGCGGCTCGCGCGAGGACTTCGGCTCGGGTGCGGCCCTGGTGGTCGGCGACCAGGAAGTGTTCGCCGATCGCCACGCAGAAGGCCAGCGTGCTCCGCGCCTCCACCTCGTCCGGGTCGTCGCAGAAGGTGCCGATCATTTCCCGCAGCAGGTCCATGCGGCGGTTGTCCACGCGCCGCAGGCGCTCGGCGACCGCCGGGGCCCGGCGCGCCCAGGCTCGGACGGCGAGATCGATGGGCAGCAACCGATCGCTGGAGAAGGTGAGTACCCCGGCCAGGTGGATCTTCTCCTTCGGATCCCCGCCCTCGCGCTCGATCCGGTCGAGCACCTCGTCCGTGCTCTCGCGTTCCCAGGTGTCCAGCATCGCTTCGAGCAGGGCGTCGCGGTCGGCGAAGTAGCCGTAGAAACCGCCCTTGGTGACGCCGAGCCGTTTGGCCAGCGCCTCGACACGGACGGCGTCCACGCCGTCGGCCGCCAGGACCATCAAGCCCTCTTCGATCCACCGGTCCCGCGGTGTGCGCGCAGCGCCCACGACGTGTGCCACCTCACTTCTCATTGGATATACGCACCCGTATAAACCGGGCTAACCTGCGTCTTGTACGCCATCGTATAGAACGGAGCAGCCCATGGAGACCGTGCTACCCGGCGCCCACTACACCGACGTGTTCAGCCGCCCCATCACCGAGACCGCCACCCCGGAGCAGTGGGCCAGAGCCCTGTTCGGCGACGTCCCCAGTCCCGGCGCGCGGTTGATCTGGCGGGGGTTCCTCGGCCTCCGGCTCAGCCGGGGCCCGTCGGCGGGCACCGTGGCGGGCTGGCGGATCGCCGACCGCGGTGCCGACTGGATCCGGCTGGAGACCACGTCGTGGTTCCTCACGGCGAACCTGCTGGTCACCGCGGCCGACGGGCAGCTCACCCTGACCACCTCCCTGCGGTACGACCGCCGGATGGGGTACCTCGTCTGGCCGCCGCTTTCGGCCGTGCACCGCCGGCTGGCGCCCGGGCTCCTCCGCGGCGCGAAGCCCTAGTCGCTGTCCTCCAAGTCTGCTCGATGGGCTTCGTGATCCGCGCGGCCTCGTACTGGCCCTCGGTCGAGCCACCGTGCCAGGGGTTGCCTGGGCGCGAAGACCGCGAGCGTGACTTGCCGGACAGCACCTAGGCGAGCGCTTCCTCGATCATGCGGTGGCCTTGGCGTTCGAAGTCCGACAGGCCCATTTGGTAGGCCCATACCGCGGTGGCGATCGCCTCGCGGAAGCGTTCGCGACGCCAGGCCCCTGGTTCACGGGGATCGTGGCCGTAACCGTCGAGGAAGGCGGCTTCCAGTTCCGGGGCGCCCCGGAACTGTTGTGCGGCAAGGCGGGTGAAGTCGGTGAAGGCCGGGCGCAGGTCCGCGCGGCCGAAGTCGATCACCCGGAGCACGCCCTCGTGCACCAGCCAGTTGCGTGGTTGCCAGTCGCCGTGGGTCGGGACCAGGGCGGCGGGCGGGGTCGGCCAGGACCCCACTTCGGCACGCAGCCGGTCGACGATCTCCGGCGCGATGCGGTGCTCACCGTCCAATCGCGACAGTGTCTTCCTCTTCAGCTGAGCCTCGAAATCGGCGTCCTCGACGGTGAGCTGTCCGTGCAGCGAGGCCAGCAACCGCCCGGCTTGGCGGTAGGTGTCCGGGCGGCGCTCGGCGTCGTGGCCCTGCACCAGCTCTCCCGGCAGGAAGCGCGTCACGAGCAGCCGCGCGTCGGCGTCGGCGTGCACGAGCTCCGGGCCACGCGCGCCCAGCGGCCCCAGCCAGTTCTGGTGCGCCCGCAACTCGCGCAGCAGGTGGTGGTCGCCTTCCGCGGCTGCCTTGGCGATGTACCGGTCGTCGCCGAGGCGCAGTTCGAGCACGGTCGTGCCGTCCGGGCCCCAGCTGTGGTCGCGCACCACTTCGGCGCCCGGCAGCCACCGGCGCAGGAGCTCCCGCTGACGTCGCCCGAGCCGCATGCCCGGATCCTAGGCGTACCAGTCTGTTCAGCCAGTGGACCTCCCCAAGAAAGCGGCCAGCCGGGTGTAGGCGCCGGCGTCTTCGGGCGCCTCCACGATCGGCCCGAACGGACCCCGCTCGCTGCGTTCCTCCGGCGGCGCGAACTCCGTGAACGCGGCGAGCGCCCGGACGGCGAGGTCCTCGTCGAGATCGGCGGTCCGGCCGGTGGCGTGCGCGAGATCCCAGGAATGCGCGGTGAGCTCGTGGGTGTAGGCGTCCAACGCCACTCGGCCGGGCATGGTCGCCCACGGCAGGGTGACCGTGCGGTCGAGCATCGCGTCGTCGGCCCACGCGCGTTCCACTTCGCCACGCGCCTGGGCGAACGCGCTGGCCCAGCCGTCATCGGCGATGCCGTCGATCACGTCGGGGACCTCGCGCGCGTCCTCGCCAACACTGACGCGGACCAGCTTGCGCAGCACCGAAAGCACGTGCCCGAGCAACGCGCGGACGTCGTAGTCGGCGCAGGGTGTGCGGTGGTCCAGCTCGCCGGGACGCACCGCCGCGATCTGGCGGGCGGTCTGGTCCAGCGCCTTGCCGAAGAGCGGACGCGGGTCGGGAGAAGTGGTCATGGCGGCGAGCCTAGGAAGGACCACCGACATTTTCGGTCCGCGGAGTGCCTCACCGCGCGAACAACTTCCGCATCTTCGCGGCGATCCACTCCCCCGCCACCACCGAATCGACCACCGCGTCGGGGTTGGGCTGGTAGAAGAACGGCACGGACAGCCGTGACGAGGTGTCCCCCGGCGCCGGGTTGACCACCCGGTGCAGGGTCGACACCCACCGCCCGCCGGTCCACCGCGCCAGCAGATCGCCGATGTTCACCACAAAACTGCCCGGAATGGCGCGGACCTCCCGCCATTCGCCCTGCCACACCTGAAGGCCGCTCAGATCGTCCTCCTGGTACAGCACGGTCAACCCGCCGAAGTCGGTGTGCGCACCACGGCGCAGCTGACCCGGCAGCGGCGCATCGTGTTGCGGGTAGTAGAAGTTCGCCACCAACGAGGACGTGTGGCGGTCGAACTTGTCATCGTAGAAGTCCTCCGCCGAACCGAGCGCCCGCGCGGACAACCGCAACAGGTCGTGGGCGAGCGATTCGACCGCGGCCAGATATTCGAGCCAGGTTTCCCGGAACGCGGCGGGTGCGTCCGGCCAGCCGTCGGCCAATGCGGTGACGTGGGCCCCGAAGGACTCGCACAGGTCCGGTGGGGACTGCTGGTCCAGGCTCCGCGCGGTGGTCCCGCCGGACCGCCGGAACCCGCCCGCCCGGTCCTTCTCGCCGACCGGCCGGGTGAAGAACTCCATGGTCACCGCGTACATCCGCGCGACCAGCTCGCGCGGCACACCGTGCCCGACGACGACGTAGAAGCCCGAGGTGGTGCAAGCGTGGCCGATCGCGGCGGCCAGTTCCTCGCGGGTGCCCGACGACAGGTCGATGATCGGGATGCTCATGCCGTTCCTTCCGTGGACCGGGACCGTCGCGTGTGGACGGTGATCAGCGGGCTGGCGACGCACGCGGCCACCAGCAGGATGCCCAGCGCCACGGTCAGCGCGGTGGTGTAGCCGTGCACCAGCGCTTCCGGGGACCGCGACGTGGTGGCGCTGCTGGCGATGGTGTTGAGCAGCGCCACGCCGAGGGCCGCGCCGAGTTGCTGCGCGGCGTTGTAGGCGGCCGACGCCGCACCGATGTCGTGCCCGCGCATCCCCGCGGTGGCCAGGCTCGCCGTCGGTGGCAGCACGCAGCCGAGACCGAGTCCGGTGAGCAGCAACGCGGGCACCAGGCCGGTGCTGGGATCCCAGACCAGCAAGAACATCCCGGCGGCTGCTGCGAGCAACCCCGGCACGACGAGCGCCGCGGGCCCGACCCGGCCGTGCAGCCGTCCGGCGATCAGGGTCGATCCGGCCAGCGCCGCGACCGCGTTGATGATCAGCGCGAGCCCGGCCCGCACCGGCGAATACCCGAGCACCAGCTGCGTGTAGTAGCTCATGAACAGGTAGAAGCCGAACATCGCGACGAACATCAGGGTGATCGCGAGGAAGGCGCCCGCACGGGCGTGGTGCGCCAGCACGCGCAACGGCAGAAGTGGTTGCGGCGACCGGTGTTCGACCACCGCGAACGCGGCGAGCAGCAGCACTCCGACGGCCAGCAGCGCCACCACCACCGGTGAGCCCCAGCCCCGCGGTTCGGCCTCGGTGAACGCGTACACCAGCGCGGCGAAACCGGCGACGCTGAGCACCGCACCCGGCACGTCCAGCCGTCCCCGTGCGGGCGCGTCCCGCGGCACGAATCGCACGGCGAGCGCGGCGGCGAGCGCCACCGGCACGTTGATGTAGAGGCACCACCGCCAGCTCGTGTACTCCGTCAGCACCCCACCGGCGATCAAGCCGATCGCCGAGCCGGCGGCCCCCACCGCGGCGAACACCCCGAACGCGCGGCCCCGTTCCCGCGTTTCGGTGAACGTGGTGGTGAGCAGGGACAATCCGGCAGGTGCGAGCAACGCGGCGAACGCGCCCTGCAAGGCCCGCGCGCCGAACAACATCAGCGGGTCCCTCGCCGCCCCGCCCAGCGCGGAGGCGGCGGCGAAGCCGAGCAGTCCGATCATGAACGCGCGCCGGTGGCCGAGCGCGCCGCTGATCCGGCCGCCGATCAGCAGCAACCCGCCGAATGCCAGCGCGTAGGCGGTGATCGCCCACTGCCGGTTGGCGTCGGTCAGGCCCAGCGCTTCCTGGGCCGAGGGCAACGCGATGTTCACGATGGTGCCGTCGAGCACGACCAGCAGCTGCGCCGCGCTGACCACCAGCAGCGTCCACCACCGGCCCGGTGATCCGTTTCCGTTTTCCATGGTTCAAGTGTTTCGGTGAACCAGCCCCGGAAACTTTTCCTCGGTGGTGCTGGGGTTTACCGCGGTGAACCCTCAACCCGCGCTGGAACCCCCGAGCGGGTCGTCGAAGTACTCGTCGTCGTCGGCGCGGGTCGCCCGGGCCTCGCCCTCGTCCAGGCCGCCGCGGTCGATCGCGCTCTTGAGCGGGCCCAGCATCCGCCGGACCGCGTTGGTCATCCACTCCTCGCCGCGGCCGAGCAGGACGTCGTCCCAGCCGAGCCGGCCGCGGTCCACCAGTTCCTGGATGCGCTGCAGGTCGCGGCCGCCCTGACCGGACCGCGCCCGTTCGGCGAACCGGTCGTCCGCCTTGCCTTCCGCCTTCTCGCGGTCGAGCTCGGCCTTCGCCCGTTCGAGGTCCCGCTTGGTTTCCGCCAGCGTGGTGGCGAGCCGCGCATTCGCTTCGCGGACGCGCGCCGCCGCGAGTTCCAGCTTTTCCCTGTTCATTTCCCGGCTCCGAACCCGTCGCCTGGCGCGGCCGGGGTCGCCACGTGCCCGCTCGGCGCGGACTGGTTGTCGTTGGCCTCGTCGATGCCGTTGGCGATCGCCTCGATGTAGGCGA
Proteins encoded:
- a CDS encoding TetR/AcrR family transcriptional regulator; the protein is MVLAADGVDAVRVEALAKRLGVTKGGFYGYFADRDALLEAMLDTWERESTDEVLDRIEREGGDPKEKIHLAGVLTFSSDRLLPIDLAVRAWARRAPAVAERLRRVDNRRMDLLREMIGTFCDDPDEVEARSTLAFCVAIGEHFLVADHQGRTRAEVLARAADLLLNR
- a CDS encoding phosphotransferase family protein, coding for MRLGRRQRELLRRWLPGAEVVRDHSWGPDGTTVLELRLGDDRYIAKAAAEGDHHLLRELRAHQNWLGPLGARGPELVHADADARLLVTRFLPGELVQGHDAERRPDTYRQAGRLLASLHGQLTVEDADFEAQLKRKTLSRLDGEHRIAPEIVDRLRAEVGSWPTPPAALVPTHGDWQPRNWLVHEGVLRVIDFGRADLRPAFTDFTRLAAQQFRGAPELEAAFLDGYGHDPREPGAWRRERFREAIATAVWAYQMGLSDFERQGHRMIEEALA
- a CDS encoding TIGR03086 family metal-binding protein; this translates as MTTSPDPRPLFGKALDQTARQIAAVRPGELDHRTPCADYDVRALLGHVLSVLRKLVRVSVGEDAREVPDVIDGIADDGWASAFAQARGEVERAWADDAMLDRTVTLPWATMPGRVALDAYTHELTAHSWDLAHATGRTADLDEDLAVRALAAFTEFAPPEERSERGPFGPIVEAPEDAGAYTRLAAFLGRSTG
- a CDS encoding isopenicillin N synthase family oxygenase; the protein is MSIPIIDLSSGTREELAAAIGHACTTSGFYVVVGHGVPRELVARMYAVTMEFFTRPVGEKDRAGGFRRSGGTTARSLDQQSPPDLCESFGAHVTALADGWPDAPAAFRETWLEYLAAVESLAHDLLRLSARALGSAEDFYDDKFDRHTSSLVANFYYPQHDAPLPGQLRRGAHTDFGGLTVLYQEDDLSGLQVWQGEWREVRAIPGSFVVNIGDLLARWTGGRWVSTLHRVVNPAPGDTSSRLSVPFFYQPNPDAVVDSVVAGEWIAAKMRKLFAR
- a CDS encoding MFS transporter produces the protein MENGNGSPGRWWTLLVVSAAQLLVVLDGTIVNIALPSAQEALGLTDANRQWAITAYALAFGGLLLIGGRISGALGHRRAFMIGLLGFAAASALGGAARDPLMLFGARALQGAFAALLAPAGLSLLTTTFTETRERGRAFGVFAAVGAAGSAIGLIAGGVLTEYTSWRWCLYINVPVALAAALAVRFVPRDAPARGRLDVPGAVLSVAGFAALVYAFTEAEPRGWGSPVVVALLAVGVLLLAAFAVVEHRSPQPLLPLRVLAHHARAGAFLAITLMFVAMFGFYLFMSYYTQLVLGYSPVRAGLALIINAVAALAGSTLIAGRLHGRVGPAALVVPGLLAAAAGMFLLVWDPSTGLVPALLLTGLGLGCVLPPTASLATAGMRGHDIGAASAAYNAAQQLGAALGVALLNTIASSATTSRSPEALVHGYTTALTVALGILLVAACVASPLITVHTRRSRSTEGTA